One Dasania marina DSM 21967 DNA segment encodes these proteins:
- a CDS encoding helix-turn-helix domain-containing protein, whose protein sequence is MKDLVRRDRAIALFTKYSLPLSKIAEAVGYSAPAVFARAFKAWTELSPKNYRAETVKL, encoded by the coding sequence CTGAAAGATTTAGTTCGCAGAGATAGAGCCATAGCGTTATTCACAAAATACTCATTGCCACTGAGTAAAATTGCCGAGGCCGTAGGCTACTCAGCCCCTGCAGTATTCGCCAGAGCTTTTAAAGCATGGACAGAGCTTTCACCCAAAAACTATCGTGCAGAGACTGTTAAGTTATAA
- a CDS encoding amidohydrolase family protein encodes MQQYRCAIIFVCLFSALGFVESVVADSWDVSNTGQPYKEVAFTLEEGTWMSVDIHPDGQSLVFDLLGDIYRMSTSGGEAALIHGGPVMVRMPRFSPDGKKLLFISDESGGDNVWMSNVDGSQARQVTHESTDVVSNPVWDASGQYIAATKLSSLYSDLFTSEIRLYNTQGGSGQPLLESPSTFQNISQPQFSPDGRYFYYTQKVGGPEGTGVFIDANHTVHAIMQRDLETAETRELLKGFGGATTAQVSPDSRKIAFVRRVKDKTVLFVYNLDSGEQRPVYDDLDRDMQGEWIAQGSYYPQYDWFPDGRHIAIWGKGKLYKVDTKTATAEEIPFRARTQHRITEATRFPQVVAPETLTVKAIRHLVVSPDKQAIVFNALGRLWYKSLSNGEPKRLTDTLAFEFEPAFSPDGKSLVYVEWDDEKGSALRRLTLKGGKSETLLKNSGVIRRPVFAPNGKMLAYQIQEDSKCMGGFGNASGIYTLSLTGKRQPFILSKEGTTPQFSPNSKRLYYHLNTTVDNTAATQLISVNLQGYEPRVHALMQSADHSDLTLSPNAKWLGFKEKQNYYVMPLADAGGAMMIAAANGVTPVVQLSDVGGYNLTWSTDSEKLYWMLGETLHGLTVQGMKYSSPVSVDLKVKADVPEGSVAFIGARLITISNGVIEDGTLIVNGNRIVAVGPRKDINVPRGAKIIDSRGKTIMPGLVNMHGHVDSCYYESTGGTPQKQASLYASLAFGITTNFDPYSSELASYAASEMQRSGDRVGPRAVTVGSVVYGRPGKSDPVYTPVDNLSDAQNIMLRKRALGGGTIKSYRQPLRQQRQQLVKAAREAEVMVSIEGESHFYNNISAVLDGHNTIEHNLPVANYYDDVIQILAHSQTANTPTLVATFGEIMGENFIYQNSRPWEDPRIDSFVPEVTSGYSPLGIQYAAPLYARAMTSLHAADELWDIGFKAVARSTKKLDDAGALVNVGSHSQVQGLAMHWEMQLMAEGGMSNERVLRAATLNGAKTLGMDKDIGSLAVGKLADLIVLDKNPLENILNSKTVIKTMIGGRLYDSYSMNEIGNYNRPRTSFYWELGDDKNTGWNRAAEGQ; translated from the coding sequence ATGCAGCAGTATCGATGTGCGATTATTTTTGTGTGTTTATTTTCCGCGCTGGGGTTTGTAGAGTCGGTAGTTGCAGATAGCTGGGATGTAAGTAATACCGGCCAACCCTATAAGGAGGTTGCCTTTACCCTAGAAGAGGGTACTTGGATGAGTGTTGATATACACCCAGATGGCCAGTCTTTAGTATTTGATTTATTAGGTGATATTTATCGTATGTCTACCTCTGGGGGGGAAGCCGCATTAATACACGGCGGCCCCGTCATGGTGCGTATGCCGCGCTTTAGCCCCGATGGAAAAAAACTACTCTTTATTAGCGACGAAAGCGGTGGAGATAATGTCTGGATGTCGAATGTGGATGGCTCCCAGGCCAGGCAAGTAACTCACGAATCCACTGATGTAGTAAGCAATCCAGTTTGGGACGCTAGCGGTCAATATATAGCAGCCACAAAGTTGTCATCCTTATACAGTGACTTATTCACCTCTGAAATACGCTTGTACAATACTCAAGGCGGGAGTGGTCAGCCCCTTTTAGAGTCTCCTAGTACTTTTCAAAATATAAGCCAGCCACAGTTTTCGCCCGATGGCCGCTACTTCTATTACACCCAAAAAGTCGGTGGCCCAGAGGGTACTGGCGTCTTTATTGATGCTAACCATACCGTGCACGCCATTATGCAGCGTGATCTAGAGACCGCTGAAACTCGGGAATTACTTAAAGGCTTTGGTGGTGCAACAACGGCGCAAGTTTCACCTGACAGTCGGAAAATCGCCTTTGTGCGCCGAGTAAAAGATAAAACCGTACTCTTTGTTTACAATCTTGATAGCGGGGAACAACGTCCTGTTTACGACGACTTAGATCGTGACATGCAAGGGGAGTGGATTGCCCAAGGCAGCTATTACCCACAATACGATTGGTTTCCTGATGGCCGTCATATTGCTATTTGGGGTAAGGGCAAGCTTTATAAAGTTGATACGAAAACTGCCACCGCTGAAGAGATTCCTTTTCGTGCTAGAACACAGCACCGTATTACCGAGGCAACCCGATTTCCACAGGTAGTGGCGCCAGAAACTTTAACGGTTAAAGCTATAAGGCACCTAGTGGTATCACCAGATAAGCAAGCTATCGTTTTCAATGCTCTAGGTCGCCTGTGGTATAAATCGTTATCCAATGGCGAGCCGAAACGCCTAACCGATACACTAGCCTTTGAGTTTGAGCCCGCATTTTCTCCCGATGGCAAGTCGCTGGTGTATGTAGAGTGGGACGATGAAAAAGGCAGTGCATTACGGCGGTTAACCCTTAAGGGGGGTAAGTCAGAAACCTTATTAAAAAACAGCGGCGTTATTCGCCGCCCCGTCTTTGCGCCGAATGGGAAAATGCTGGCGTATCAAATCCAAGAAGACAGCAAATGCATGGGGGGATTTGGTAATGCCAGTGGCATATACACACTGTCACTTACAGGCAAACGACAACCCTTTATACTTTCAAAAGAAGGTACAACGCCACAGTTCTCTCCGAACAGCAAACGGCTTTACTACCACTTAAATACAACTGTGGACAATACTGCCGCAACGCAACTTATCAGTGTGAACTTGCAGGGCTACGAGCCACGTGTGCATGCGCTTATGCAGTCTGCTGATCATTCAGATCTAACCCTCAGCCCTAACGCTAAATGGCTGGGCTTCAAAGAAAAACAAAATTACTATGTGATGCCCCTTGCTGATGCTGGCGGAGCAATGATGATAGCTGCAGCTAATGGAGTGACTCCAGTAGTTCAGCTTTCAGATGTCGGCGGTTACAATCTGACATGGTCAACTGATTCAGAAAAATTATACTGGATGTTGGGCGAAACACTGCACGGCCTAACGGTTCAAGGAATGAAATACAGCTCGCCTGTGTCGGTGGATCTTAAAGTAAAAGCCGATGTTCCCGAAGGTAGCGTAGCATTTATTGGTGCGCGACTAATCACAATAAGTAATGGTGTAATTGAAGACGGCACTTTGATTGTTAACGGCAATCGTATTGTGGCGGTTGGGCCACGTAAAGATATAAACGTACCTAGGGGCGCAAAAATAATCGATAGCCGTGGCAAAACTATTATGCCAGGGCTGGTTAATATGCACGGTCATGTTGACAGTTGTTACTATGAATCGACCGGCGGCACCCCTCAAAAGCAAGCCAGCCTGTACGCATCACTTGCGTTTGGTATTACCACCAATTTCGATCCTTATTCATCAGAGTTGGCCAGCTATGCGGCCAGTGAAATGCAACGTTCTGGCGACAGGGTTGGCCCCCGTGCGGTAACGGTAGGCAGTGTTGTGTACGGACGCCCAGGTAAATCAGACCCCGTCTATACACCGGTTGATAACTTATCTGACGCGCAAAATATAATGCTGCGTAAGCGAGCACTAGGTGGCGGCACCATAAAAAGTTACCGCCAACCCCTGCGCCAACAACGGCAACAGTTGGTTAAAGCTGCTAGGGAAGCGGAGGTCATGGTATCCATAGAGGGAGAGAGCCATTTCTATAATAATATCAGTGCTGTGTTAGATGGCCATAACACCATAGAGCATAACTTGCCAGTTGCGAACTATTACGACGATGTGATTCAGATTCTTGCCCATAGTCAAACAGCGAATACGCCAACACTGGTGGCTACCTTTGGTGAAATCATGGGTGAAAATTTCATTTACCAAAACAGTCGTCCTTGGGAAGACCCGCGTATAGACAGTTTTGTACCCGAGGTTACCAGTGGTTATAGCCCACTGGGAATTCAATACGCGGCACCGCTCTATGCCAGAGCAATGACCAGCTTACATGCTGCCGATGAGTTGTGGGATATCGGGTTTAAAGCCGTAGCGAGATCGACAAAGAAATTAGATGACGCCGGCGCGCTGGTTAATGTTGGGTCACATTCGCAGGTGCAGGGCTTGGCAATGCATTGGGAAATGCAGCTAATGGCCGAAGGTGGCATGAGTAATGAACGGGTACTCCGGGCGGCAACGCTCAATGGTGCAAAGACCCTGGGAATGGACAAGGATATAGGCAGCCTTGCAGTGGGTAAGCTTGCTGATTTGATCGTTCTAGATAAAAATCCCTTAGAAAATATTCTTAACAGTAAAACGGTTATTAAAACCATGATTGGTGGTCGGCTTTACGATAGCTATAGCATGAATGAAATAGGTAATTATAACCGCCCTAGAACCAGCTTTTACTGGGAGCTTGGCGATGATAAGAACACCGGTTGGAATAGGGCTGCAGAGGGGCAATAA
- a CDS encoding amidohydrolase family protein has protein sequence MLHIVRGLKSSICVGVTLLSAAAVSVQAESWDITNTGQPYDDAEFSVSEGTWMSVDVSPDGKTIVFDLLGDLYRIPASGGEAKLISGGAALERIPSFSPDGSKILYVSDLSGEDNLWMANTDGTGARMITQETINMLTNPAWSADGQYVVASRVGNTFANQKMSTLELFHINGGSGRTLVETPENQRDVQEPNLSSDGRYIYYTQRLVDHHIYVDANHVNYGIMRRDLQTGETTALIKGFGGALSPQVSPNNQRLAFVRRVKDKTVLFVYDLNTGEQHPVYADLDRDQQADFYLQGVYYPQFDWFPDNKHVAIWGKGKLFKVNMDSGETQEIPFVAHSKHKIIKTPRFADDLAPDKLSVKTAQQLAIANKQSELVFHALGYLWKKTLPDGIPERITTSKAFEFDPTFSPNNRQLAYVTWDDEKGSALTLMSPSGKRKKTLMTSRGVIRQPAFSPDGKTIVFSIDENSKTLGGYRARPGLYTIAVKGGEPKLIGDVAESPRFSKDGKRVYYTRKEIKNTLLSSVTTDGFNHRDHAIAKGADRHDVQRSPDGKWIAFKEDQQYYVLPYKETGALTEISALDGAVPVTTLTVSSGHNITWSADSSTLYWTLGKDVYRVSSNEFASLAKIPSPFTAIGLTVEGDKPKGVVAFTGGRVVTMQGDEVIAQGTVVVEGNRIIAVGNTDDVQIPKNAHVIDTTGKTVMPGLVDMHGHIDCCYYGGLMPQKHASHYAAAAYGITTNYDPYTSEIPAYAATEMQQAGVLVGPRFISSGRVIYGRPGKGDTTYQPLHSYADAENVMVRKRALGGRVIKSYKQPSRRARQQLVKAGREAGIMVDAEGESHFYFDISMIIDGHMALEHVIPVANYYDDIVQLMAHSDIANTPTLNVTFGEIMGENYFYQTTRAWTDPKIKAYVQDTTSSYSPVGTPYAAPLHVRSMTSLHAAEEIWDIGFRAASRSVKKLDDAGVIINAGSHGQVYGLALHWEMQSMAQGGMANHRILRTATINGAKTLGVEEQIGSLEVGKLADIIVLDKNPLEDIRNTNSALYTMINGRLYDSVSMNEVGNYHRPRSKFYWELPDYHGIDWNEAWSGQ, from the coding sequence ATGTTACACATTGTCAGAGGTCTAAAATCATCAATATGTGTCGGAGTTACACTGCTAAGCGCTGCCGCTGTCAGCGTTCAAGCGGAGAGCTGGGATATCACCAACACGGGGCAACCTTACGATGATGCCGAGTTTTCAGTTAGCGAAGGCACCTGGATGAGCGTAGATGTTAGCCCCGATGGAAAAACCATAGTGTTTGACCTGCTTGGTGACCTCTACAGGATACCGGCAAGTGGTGGTGAAGCTAAGCTGATTAGTGGTGGTGCAGCCCTTGAACGTATCCCCAGCTTTAGTCCCGATGGCTCTAAAATACTCTATGTAAGTGACCTCAGCGGTGAGGATAATCTCTGGATGGCAAATACGGACGGAACGGGTGCCCGTATGATAACCCAAGAAACAATTAATATGCTGACTAACCCGGCTTGGAGTGCGGATGGCCAATATGTAGTGGCGTCGCGTGTCGGTAATACCTTTGCAAATCAGAAGATGTCTACCTTAGAACTGTTTCATATCAATGGCGGCAGTGGCCGGACACTAGTCGAAACACCGGAAAATCAACGCGATGTACAAGAGCCTAATTTATCAAGTGATGGCCGGTATATTTACTACACCCAACGTCTAGTCGATCATCATATCTATGTGGATGCCAATCATGTTAACTACGGTATTATGCGGCGCGATCTGCAAACTGGAGAAACAACAGCCTTGATCAAAGGCTTTGGCGGAGCGCTGTCTCCCCAAGTCTCGCCAAATAATCAACGGCTTGCATTTGTACGTCGTGTAAAAGATAAAACGGTTTTATTTGTTTATGACCTTAATACCGGCGAGCAGCATCCTGTTTATGCTGATTTAGATCGTGATCAACAGGCCGATTTTTATCTACAAGGAGTTTATTACCCTCAGTTCGATTGGTTTCCAGATAACAAACACGTTGCGATTTGGGGAAAAGGTAAACTTTTTAAAGTGAATATGGACAGCGGTGAAACGCAGGAAATTCCATTTGTTGCGCACAGCAAGCACAAAATTATTAAAACCCCTCGCTTTGCGGATGACTTAGCGCCAGATAAGCTGTCGGTAAAAACCGCTCAACAATTAGCTATTGCTAATAAGCAGTCAGAGCTTGTTTTTCATGCGCTGGGCTATCTATGGAAAAAAACATTGCCCGACGGCATTCCCGAGCGCATCACCACTTCAAAAGCCTTTGAATTCGACCCCACCTTTTCGCCAAATAATCGCCAACTTGCTTACGTAACATGGGATGACGAGAAAGGTAGTGCGTTAACCCTGATGTCGCCAAGCGGAAAACGTAAAAAAACATTAATGACAAGCCGTGGCGTTATCCGTCAACCTGCATTTTCACCTGATGGCAAAACCATTGTGTTTAGCATTGATGAAAATAGTAAAACCCTAGGCGGTTACCGGGCAAGGCCTGGTTTGTACACTATTGCAGTGAAAGGGGGTGAGCCAAAATTAATCGGTGATGTGGCCGAATCGCCTAGGTTTTCTAAAGATGGCAAGCGTGTGTATTACACTCGCAAAGAAATTAAAAACACCTTGTTATCCAGTGTGACTACCGATGGTTTTAATCACCGAGACCATGCGATAGCCAAAGGCGCTGATCGCCATGATGTACAACGTAGCCCCGATGGCAAGTGGATCGCTTTCAAAGAAGATCAGCAATACTATGTGCTGCCATATAAAGAAACAGGCGCATTAACCGAGATCTCAGCCCTAGACGGCGCTGTGCCTGTTACGACATTAACAGTATCCAGCGGTCATAACATCACGTGGTCAGCGGATTCAAGCACATTGTATTGGACTCTAGGTAAAGATGTATACCGGGTATCTAGCAATGAATTTGCAAGTCTGGCCAAAATACCTAGCCCCTTCACCGCAATCGGTTTGACGGTGGAAGGTGACAAGCCTAAAGGCGTTGTAGCTTTTACTGGCGGTCGAGTTGTTACCATGCAAGGTGATGAAGTTATAGCGCAGGGGACTGTGGTTGTTGAGGGTAACCGTATTATTGCGGTAGGTAATACCGATGATGTACAGATACCCAAAAATGCCCATGTGATCGACACCACAGGTAAAACAGTCATGCCGGGCTTGGTAGATATGCATGGCCATATAGACTGCTGTTATTACGGCGGATTAATGCCGCAAAAACATGCTAGCCATTATGCCGCTGCAGCCTATGGCATAACAACTAACTACGACCCTTATACTTCCGAAATACCTGCTTACGCAGCAACAGAGATGCAACAGGCAGGGGTTTTAGTTGGGCCACGATTTATTTCTTCGGGTAGAGTTATTTATGGTCGCCCAGGTAAGGGCGATACCACTTACCAACCATTACACAGCTACGCCGATGCTGAAAATGTCATGGTGCGAAAGCGTGCTTTAGGCGGCAGAGTCATCAAGAGTTACAAGCAACCTTCACGCCGTGCCCGTCAGCAATTAGTTAAAGCTGGGCGCGAGGCGGGTATTATGGTTGATGCTGAAGGCGAGAGTCATTTTTACTTTGATATTAGTATGATTATTGATGGTCACATGGCGCTGGAGCATGTTATTCCTGTCGCTAATTATTACGATGATATCGTGCAATTAATGGCCCATAGTGATATCGCCAACACACCAACGCTCAATGTTACTTTTGGAGAAATCATGGGGGAAAATTACTTCTATCAGACCACCCGCGCTTGGACTGACCCCAAAATTAAAGCTTATGTGCAAGATACCACCTCAAGTTATAGCCCCGTAGGTACACCGTATGCTGCGCCATTACATGTGCGTAGTATGACTAGCTTACACGCCGCTGAAGAGATATGGGATATCGGTTTTCGTGCGGCCAGCCGTTCTGTTAAAAAACTGGATGACGCCGGTGTGATTATCAATGCCGGATCTCATGGTCAGGTTTATGGTCTTGCCTTGCATTGGGAGATGCAATCTATGGCGCAGGGTGGTATGGCGAATCATCGAATTCTACGTACAGCCACTATCAACGGAGCCAAAACTCTGGGCGTAGAAGAGCAGATAGGTTCTCTGGAAGTCGGCAAACTCGCTGACATCATTGTCTTGGATAAAAACCCACTAGAAGATATACGCAACACCAATAGCGCCCTTTACACCATGATAAATGGACGTCTATACGATAGCGTTAGCATGAATGAAGTGGGTAATTATCATCGTCCTCGTAGCAAGTTTTACTGGGAGTTACCCGATTATCATGGCATCGATTGGAACGAGGCGTGGTCTGGCCAATAG
- a CDS encoding cytochrome c/FTR1 family iron permease, which produces MSIYSYSSRLTMSFSALFLFIAISVSGYATAAPADQLRQLLQLAEYVGVDYSAAVSEGEIADPAEYQEMVEFSALILEKSQRLLEDKPEIIGLAKSLQTAVTDKRDIAVIQSLSSQLRSKMLALSPQLSLPRALAAKATTQQFFENNCASCHGLTGKGDGILAQQLEPTPTDFTDKERALNRSLLGLYDAISEGIEGTAMPSFKQLSEQQRWSLAFYAGSLAFTASDNAANNKPALALQDLVLYSPADLNRQDDAGLWLELEQARGNPAVLFQQKQSPLAIARQRLNEAVLAHHQGEYDKATHLAVSAYLDGFELLENNLDARDKVLRRSIELKLLALRQQLNSQHTIQQVDQAIETVLLELQQAEALLTEHAMSNSALFSASFLILLREGLEALLVIIALSTLLLRAQKKEALRYLHIGWVTALVAGGVTWWVAQYLITISGASREIMEGVAALIAAIVLFYVGFWMHSKTNAEQWQSYIQKNIDRNLKAGTLWGISGLAFITVYREVFETVLFYQSLLTQAAASQQVHLISGFGLAVLVLFVIAWAMVKYSVKLPIAKFFSTTTYLLLALSFVLAGKAITALQEAAIITISPLPFTLHIEWLGINSTWQGMLVQLSILLLSILLLTKRWLKAKWQASHITVRKP; this is translated from the coding sequence ATGTCCATCTACAGCTATTCTTCCCGCCTCACTATGTCTTTTAGCGCGCTATTCCTTTTTATTGCCATTAGTGTATCGGGCTACGCAACGGCGGCACCCGCTGATCAGCTACGCCAATTGCTGCAGCTGGCCGAATATGTAGGGGTAGATTACAGCGCTGCGGTTAGTGAGGGGGAGATAGCTGACCCTGCGGAATATCAGGAGATGGTAGAGTTCTCTGCCCTTATTCTTGAAAAAAGCCAGCGCCTGCTAGAGGATAAGCCCGAGATAATAGGCCTAGCGAAATCATTACAGACGGCGGTTACTGATAAGCGGGATATTGCGGTTATTCAAAGCTTATCCAGCCAGCTGCGTAGCAAAATGCTGGCGTTATCGCCACAACTATCCCTACCCAGAGCCTTGGCAGCTAAAGCAACCACGCAACAATTTTTTGAAAACAATTGTGCCAGCTGTCACGGCTTAACAGGCAAAGGTGATGGCATACTCGCCCAGCAGCTTGAACCCACACCCACGGACTTTACCGATAAAGAACGAGCGTTAAACCGATCACTGTTAGGGCTTTACGATGCTATCTCCGAAGGTATAGAGGGCACAGCTATGCCCTCCTTTAAGCAGTTGTCAGAGCAACAACGCTGGTCGCTGGCCTTTTATGCTGGCAGCCTAGCATTTACGGCTAGTGATAACGCTGCCAACAATAAGCCTGCGTTAGCGCTACAGGATCTGGTTTTGTATAGCCCCGCTGATCTCAACCGCCAAGACGACGCTGGCCTGTGGTTAGAGCTTGAGCAGGCGCGCGGCAACCCTGCCGTACTGTTTCAGCAAAAACAATCTCCCTTAGCCATTGCCAGGCAACGCCTTAATGAAGCCGTCCTTGCCCACCACCAAGGTGAATACGATAAGGCTACCCATTTAGCAGTTAGTGCCTATTTAGATGGATTTGAGTTGTTGGAAAACAATTTGGATGCGCGCGATAAAGTTTTGCGCCGGTCTATAGAGCTGAAGCTTTTAGCTTTACGCCAACAACTCAATAGCCAGCATACTATTCAGCAAGTTGATCAGGCCATTGAGACGGTTTTGCTTGAATTGCAACAGGCCGAAGCCTTATTAACAGAACATGCTATGTCTAATAGCGCCCTATTCAGCGCCAGTTTTCTTATTTTATTACGTGAAGGCTTAGAGGCTCTGCTGGTTATTATTGCGCTATCGACCTTACTGCTACGCGCACAGAAGAAAGAAGCGCTTAGATACCTGCATATTGGCTGGGTAACTGCCTTGGTGGCCGGCGGCGTAACCTGGTGGGTAGCGCAGTATTTAATTACTATCAGTGGTGCCAGCCGTGAGATTATGGAAGGTGTTGCGGCGTTAATCGCTGCCATAGTCTTGTTTTATGTGGGCTTTTGGATGCATAGCAAAACTAATGCTGAGCAATGGCAAAGCTATATACAAAAAAATATTGATCGCAATTTAAAGGCGGGGACACTCTGGGGTATTTCGGGGCTGGCCTTTATTACTGTTTACCGTGAAGTTTTTGAAACCGTGTTATTTTACCAGTCGCTATTAACGCAAGCGGCAGCGTCACAGCAAGTGCACCTCATTAGCGGCTTTGGCTTAGCGGTTTTAGTGTTATTTGTGATTGCCTGGGCCATGGTGAAATACTCAGTCAAACTGCCTATCGCGAAGTTTTTTTCAACCACGACTTATCTGCTGCTGGCGCTGTCTTTTGTATTGGCTGGAAAAGCGATTACCGCCCTGCAAGAGGCCGCTATTATTACTATTAGCCCACTGCCCTTTACCCTACATATAGAGTGGCTAGGTATTAATTCGACCTGGCAAGGGATGCTAGTACAGCTTTCTATTTTGCTGCTATCCATTCTGCTTTTGACTAAGCGATGGCTAAAAGCAAAATGGCAGGCGTCACATATAACCGTGAGAAAGCCCTAG
- a CDS encoding TonB-dependent receptor — translation MKQIYTNKKRFLGSGMMLAIAMPLANTAVANETARLEEVLVTASKREQRLIDVPMAVSTLTGDELKVRGIDNIQDLSFAVPGLTMREDGPGSYQVFLRGIANAHGGGALTSIYQDEIPMVLTGTEILPVRTLDLERVEVLKGPQGTLYGQGAVGGAIRYITARPNMDGFSGRLEGEAFSVSEGELGFGATAIINAPVVEDKFAVRLAADFKDGGGWQDQPEAGIKDGNGEELKTARLKALWKATDKLEVLATVMTYSAEYELGQGYEQPDRTVYVAVDPSTKLKPKEWDYDVYNFEVTYDLGFAELLSSSSYVEMDVKYPFSYFGGPETVYAGDLSGYSNRHNSGDQFTQELRLASTGDNQLQWTTGVFYSDMTMDLSIPEVATEYFGIVYLSDYFTEQTSESYSVFADVSYQLTEQLNVGLGVRYFEDEQTDLVSGSAGEQSGTFDSVDPRFYLTYAVDDNKSIYASAAKGFRSGGFNGYDFGGAELPDFDPESLWSYEIGYKASLLDGKLYVDMALYHTKYDDMLRRGLIFIQGRGFQSLISNIGKVEVTGFDGSINWKATDALTLDASLAIIDAEVKAIGATDTANIPGDPIDYVPDYSFTLGATYDFMWTEANPGFLRVGYSYRDEMPYVDRTSFPEEYVDQFSDKIGLLDARLGLTMGDMNFELYGQNLTDENKYIDPYSAWNNANRTRPRTIGIKVGYNF, via the coding sequence ATGAAGCAAATATATACGAATAAAAAAAGATTTCTAGGAAGTGGAATGATGCTGGCTATAGCAATGCCCTTAGCCAATACAGCTGTTGCTAATGAAACAGCCCGCCTTGAGGAAGTTCTTGTAACGGCATCAAAGCGCGAACAACGGCTAATTGATGTGCCGATGGCGGTATCGACATTAACAGGCGATGAATTAAAAGTTAGAGGGATTGATAATATTCAGGACCTTTCTTTTGCCGTACCCGGTTTAACTATGCGAGAGGATGGACCTGGTAGCTATCAAGTATTTTTACGGGGTATTGCCAATGCTCATGGCGGCGGGGCATTAACCAGCATATATCAAGATGAAATACCTATGGTATTAACCGGGACCGAAATATTGCCTGTTCGGACACTTGATTTAGAGCGGGTAGAGGTTCTGAAAGGGCCGCAGGGAACCCTTTACGGCCAAGGTGCTGTGGGTGGCGCTATTAGGTATATTACCGCTCGCCCGAATATGGATGGATTTTCTGGACGTTTAGAAGGTGAAGCTTTTTCAGTTTCTGAAGGTGAGCTTGGTTTTGGTGCCACCGCAATTATTAATGCGCCTGTAGTAGAGGATAAATTTGCTGTTAGATTAGCTGCAGATTTCAAAGATGGTGGTGGTTGGCAAGACCAGCCTGAAGCTGGCATTAAAGATGGCAATGGCGAAGAATTAAAAACTGCACGTCTTAAAGCGTTATGGAAAGCTACAGATAAGCTAGAAGTGCTTGCTACAGTAATGACCTATAGCGCAGAATATGAACTGGGTCAGGGCTATGAACAGCCTGACCGTACTGTGTACGTCGCAGTTGATCCATCAACTAAATTAAAGCCTAAAGAGTGGGATTACGACGTTTATAATTTTGAGGTAACTTATGATTTAGGCTTTGCTGAGTTACTGAGTTCATCCTCTTATGTCGAAATGGACGTTAAATACCCATTCTCGTACTTCGGTGGCCCTGAAACTGTTTACGCAGGTGATCTCTCAGGTTACAGCAACCGACACAATTCGGGTGATCAATTTACACAAGAGCTGCGACTTGCCTCTACTGGCGATAATCAATTGCAATGGACGACTGGTGTTTTTTACAGTGATATGACGATGGATTTAAGCATACCCGAAGTCGCAACAGAATATTTCGGTATAGTTTATCTATCGGATTACTTCACCGAGCAAACCTCCGAATCTTACTCTGTATTTGCCGATGTTTCATATCAATTAACAGAGCAATTAAATGTAGGCTTAGGTGTTCGCTATTTTGAAGACGAGCAAACTGATCTTGTATCCGGTTCTGCTGGTGAGCAAAGCGGCACTTTTGATTCGGTTGATCCTCGTTTCTACTTAACGTATGCGGTAGATGACAATAAAAGTATATACGCCAGCGCGGCAAAAGGTTTCCGTAGTGGTGGTTTTAATGGCTACGATTTTGGCGGTGCTGAATTACCTGACTTTGACCCAGAGTCGCTTTGGAGTTATGAGATAGGTTATAAAGCCAGCTTGCTGGACGGTAAACTCTATGTAGATATGGCGCTTTATCACACTAAGTATGACGATATGCTGCGTCGAGGTTTGATCTTTATTCAAGGCCGTGGCTTCCAGTCACTAATCAGTAATATCGGTAAAGTGGAGGTCACCGGCTTTGATGGCTCTATAAACTGGAAAGCCACCGACGCACTAACTCTTGATGCATCGCTAGCTATTATCGATGCTGAGGTTAAGGCTATAGGCGCTACTGATACGGCGAATATCCCTGGGGATCCTATAGATTATGTTCCTGATTACAGCTTTACCTTAGGCGCCACATATGACTTTATGTGGACGGAGGCTAATCCTGGGTTTTTGCGCGTAGGTTATAGCTACAGAGATGAAATGCCCTATGTTGATAGAACCAGCTTTCCTGAAGAATATGTCGATCAGTTTTCAGACAAGATTGGTTTGTTGGATGCACGCTTAGGCCTAACCATGGGTGATATGAATTTTGAACTCTATGGTCAGAACCTGACTGATGAGAATAAATACATAGATCCCTACAGCGCATGGAATAACGCAAATCGTACACGCCCTCGTACCATAGGTATTAAAGTTGGCTACAACTTTTAA